A DNA window from Deltaproteobacteria bacterium contains the following coding sequences:
- a CDS encoding tetratricopeptide repeat protein, translating into MDMHSRELQNETRSITVPGLQTKVPVESSLLVRPIERASEAIKEFDSELVTAWTQHATVLIKHREFKTAHTLLRHSLAKEPRNIPAISLLAICLEKSEKWEEAVKCRRALVRLSPTVENRIDLANLYYALEDDNQALLSYQEILHSDVIPETRAFEIFKNMGNILVRKGDFEAAEDCYNRAFLVDSKSDALLVNFGTLEINRDNLEAATERFRSALLINDRNDRAWVGLALAHRSRGDFELSWANLERALDLNPENRTALKLLVEWGVRDGRVQAASLRLESYLALDGEDAEMAFAFAKCLTLTGHFNEALLECERVVALDPEQEEALRLRRVLAERIVSESETPA; encoded by the coding sequence ATGGATATGCACTCACGAGAGCTTCAAAATGAAACACGATCGATCACGGTTCCGGGCCTTCAGACAAAAGTGCCGGTCGAGAGTTCTCTGCTTGTTCGTCCCATTGAGCGAGCGAGTGAAGCGATCAAAGAGTTTGATTCAGAGCTTGTGACCGCGTGGACTCAACACGCCACGGTACTAATCAAACACCGGGAATTCAAAACCGCCCACACGTTACTGCGGCACTCACTGGCTAAGGAACCACGAAATATTCCTGCGATTTCGCTTTTGGCGATTTGCCTAGAGAAGTCAGAAAAATGGGAAGAAGCCGTCAAGTGTCGTCGTGCACTCGTCCGGCTAAGTCCGACGGTAGAAAATAGAATCGACCTCGCGAACCTTTACTATGCGCTTGAGGACGACAACCAAGCGCTCCTCTCATATCAAGAAATTCTTCACAGTGATGTCATCCCCGAGACTCGGGCGTTTGAGATCTTTAAAAACATGGGAAACATACTAGTTCGAAAAGGCGATTTTGAGGCCGCAGAGGATTGCTACAATCGCGCCTTTCTTGTCGACTCAAAATCGGATGCGTTGCTTGTGAACTTCGGGACGTTGGAAATCAATCGAGACAACTTGGAAGCGGCAACCGAACGCTTCCGCTCGGCTTTACTCATCAACGACCGAAACGATCGAGCGTGGGTCGGTTTGGCCTTGGCACACCGCTCGCGTGGCGACTTTGAGCTTTCTTGGGCAAATCTCGAACGAGCTCTTGATTTGAATCCGGAAAACCGAACCGCATTGAAACTGTTGGTCGAATGGGGCGTTCGAGACGGCCGAGTTCAAGCTGCGAGCCTGCGCTTAGAAAGTTACTTGGCTCTTGACGGTGAAGACGCAGAGATGGCGTTTGCATTTGCCAAATGCCTTACGTTGACCGGGCATTTCAATGAAGCGCTGCTTGAATGCGAACGCGTCGTAGCACTCGACCCCGAGCAGGAGGAAGCGCTCCGATTGCGCCGGGTTTTGGCTGAACGCATAGTTTCAGAAAGCGAAACGCCGGCGTGA
- a CDS encoding glycosyltransferase family 9 protein, producing MKILVVNLLRLGDVISMAPALKALRMAQPNAQIDLLVNAGVETVTPIIPGISQVHVFERTRMQSALVDGSRPMFESFDVLGRLVERLSEEKYDVLYNFTHNRLSGWLCGLIPAGKKIGLALDGAGGVSFGSAWFRHLNQQVDFEEAQCFHHSDVFFAAVGGLAVQREQALSDRRVLDGVLCETTKGRSEATVLLKSVSATMTGERSPLVLMQISTSDRKKEWGDQQFRTLARHLLNRHSNATIFVLGASSEETRIQNFCRSVESDQDRLIPAICSLEAVVSLLESADVLITGDTSIKHIASASTARVIELAVGSSDPFRTGPWKSGDVVIAGREACRPCGHSEGCHRESHFCATAIDVEEVAVIVDSYILEPETVAKARASIVEKFDVFVVDRSEGLVQLNRLNGPGVKHGASDREIAVSVERTARRLILESKDGRLDRMTMGSEIRFAYLAIKQKFPHSAVLDFRHSLNSADITLRHSDGMVRSLRLQLDRVKESIQDPKRLHELVSSIAVMRSRLGASPWTAFIVEPLLSVLEDDRSAPFTRYRRLADTVGDLELRIEMALKLIRGLEIEIENELESDLDNEL from the coding sequence ATGAAGATCTTGGTCGTGAATCTCTTGCGTCTCGGTGATGTGATTTCGATGGCGCCTGCATTGAAAGCGCTTAGAATGGCGCAGCCAAACGCACAAATAGATCTCCTCGTGAACGCTGGAGTTGAGACGGTAACGCCAATTATTCCTGGGATCAGTCAAGTTCATGTATTCGAGCGCACTCGAATGCAGTCAGCCCTCGTGGATGGAAGTCGACCCATGTTCGAATCCTTTGATGTGCTAGGGCGTTTGGTCGAGCGTCTTTCAGAGGAAAAGTATGATGTTCTATATAACTTTACCCACAATCGGCTGTCCGGTTGGCTTTGCGGTTTGATTCCGGCTGGTAAGAAAATCGGCTTAGCGCTGGATGGGGCGGGCGGTGTTTCGTTCGGTTCCGCGTGGTTTCGCCATCTCAATCAACAAGTCGATTTCGAAGAAGCGCAATGCTTTCATCATTCGGACGTTTTCTTTGCAGCGGTGGGCGGGTTGGCTGTGCAACGTGAGCAAGCACTTTCCGACCGTCGAGTGCTTGATGGCGTCCTGTGTGAGACGACCAAAGGGCGTTCAGAGGCAACCGTCCTTTTAAAAAGCGTGTCAGCGACGATGACCGGGGAACGTTCGCCATTGGTCCTCATGCAGATTTCAACCAGTGATCGAAAGAAAGAATGGGGTGACCAACAGTTTCGAACGTTGGCGCGCCATCTGTTAAATCGGCACAGCAACGCGACCATCTTTGTTCTTGGAGCAAGCAGCGAGGAAACGAGAATTCAAAACTTCTGCCGATCCGTCGAGAGCGATCAAGATCGCTTGATTCCAGCTATTTGCTCGCTGGAGGCGGTTGTCAGTCTCCTGGAGAGTGCTGACGTGCTGATCACGGGTGATACGTCGATCAAACATATAGCTTCAGCGAGTACTGCTCGGGTGATTGAGCTTGCAGTTGGTAGTTCGGATCCATTTCGTACCGGGCCTTGGAAGTCAGGAGATGTCGTGATCGCCGGTCGCGAGGCTTGTCGGCCATGTGGACACTCGGAAGGGTGTCATCGTGAATCACACTTTTGTGCAACTGCCATCGATGTCGAAGAAGTTGCGGTCATTGTGGACTCTTATATTTTGGAGCCCGAGACTGTTGCGAAAGCACGTGCAAGCATCGTTGAAAAGTTTGACGTATTTGTTGTCGATCGAAGTGAAGGCCTTGTGCAACTGAACCGTCTGAACGGGCCAGGCGTCAAGCACGGCGCGTCCGATCGTGAGATTGCCGTCAGTGTCGAAAGAACTGCGCGCAGACTTATTCTGGAATCAAAAGACGGCCGGCTTGATCGAATGACGATGGGCTCAGAAATCCGCTTTGCTTACTTAGCAATCAAACAGAAATTTCCGCACTCGGCCGTCTTGGATTTTCGCCATTCGTTAAACTCGGCTGATATCACATTGAGGCACTCCGATGGAATGGTGCGGTCGCTTCGGTTGCAACTAGATCGCGTGAAGGAGTCAATTCAAGATCCGAAGCGTCTTCATGAATTGGTTTCGTCGATCGCAGTTATGCGCAGCCGACTTGGAGCAAGCCCCTGGACGGCATTCATTGTCGAGCCGCTCTTGAGTGTCTTGGAAGATGATAGGTCGGCGCCGTTCACGCGCTATCGGAGGCTTGCCGACACGGTCGGTGATCTGGAGCTACGAATTGAAATGGCGCTCAAGCTGATTCGCGGCCTCGAAATTGAAATCGAAAATGAATTGGAAAGTGATTTAGACAACGAATTGTAG
- a CDS encoding glycosyltransferase family 9 protein: protein MKILVLQLARLGDVFQTWPALRSLNRAGAEVHLLVRPRFKAATKGLKAVHQVHEFKTDEVLGPVLKQGKSGIVGSMAALDQLLAKLDAHKFDRIINLSFSPLSSWITYDLEMRSFLRGKAAMSVGYTRHADGSLAIPDDASAYFFAQVGSRSSAFPGEALNRIPLPRLFSTIASAAVPGSELKTEDWCGPENEVRLPEALIPRGRFVAIHIGASTADKTLDASSWSEIIQRLHGKVNSDFVLLGSSEEREKSEEIYNRALQAGLSPRHIANAVGCTNVEELFPILRRAEVLIAGDSALIHVASLVGTKVLNLSSRSVSHWETGPLSSGSRIIVYGGAAPTIDIVIQEAVAMMAGESKTAADRTVKSPLEEIPTVTTDAHSDFLWSFVSGLYMGTSFGIPEDSKFAQAVEQWLEISDVELSQLEALSAIFARAGDHDNDDDGKRQSVKTIASVLNRVDDLANLIVGAEPRLAPLARWLSTEKLRLGPQAQAELVQKYLEINLQLRTVLARIKETGEAHDRFELGL from the coding sequence GTGAAAATTCTTGTTCTTCAACTAGCAAGACTGGGCGACGTCTTTCAGACGTGGCCAGCTTTACGATCATTGAATCGAGCCGGGGCGGAAGTTCATCTTCTTGTTCGGCCTAGATTTAAAGCGGCGACCAAAGGGCTGAAGGCTGTCCATCAAGTCCACGAGTTCAAAACAGACGAGGTTCTGGGGCCGGTTTTGAAACAAGGCAAGTCAGGTATCGTAGGGTCAATGGCGGCTCTTGACCAACTGCTGGCGAAACTTGACGCCCACAAGTTCGACCGAATTATTAACTTATCTTTCTCGCCTCTTTCCTCCTGGATCACCTATGACCTCGAGATGCGATCCTTCCTTCGTGGGAAAGCTGCTATGAGCGTTGGTTATACGAGGCATGCAGACGGATCGCTGGCGATCCCAGACGACGCATCCGCTTACTTCTTTGCGCAGGTTGGCTCGCGAAGTTCGGCATTTCCTGGCGAAGCACTCAATCGAATTCCACTCCCTCGATTGTTTTCGACGATTGCATCTGCTGCTGTTCCGGGGTCGGAACTGAAGACTGAAGATTGGTGTGGCCCTGAAAACGAAGTTCGTCTTCCTGAGGCTCTGATCCCACGAGGAAGATTTGTGGCAATCCATATCGGCGCAAGCACTGCAGACAAAACTTTGGATGCATCAAGCTGGTCCGAGATCATTCAGCGTCTTCATGGAAAAGTTAATTCAGATTTTGTCCTACTTGGTTCGTCGGAAGAACGGGAAAAGAGCGAAGAAATTTATAATCGGGCTCTTCAAGCGGGCCTGTCTCCGCGGCACATTGCGAATGCAGTCGGATGTACAAACGTTGAGGAGCTATTTCCGATTCTCAGGCGCGCCGAAGTTTTGATAGCAGGCGATAGTGCACTGATTCATGTCGCGTCGCTTGTTGGTACCAAGGTGTTGAATCTTTCCTCTCGATCAGTTTCTCATTGGGAGACCGGCCCGTTATCGTCCGGCAGTCGAATTATTGTTTACGGGGGTGCCGCGCCTACAATCGATATTGTGATTCAAGAGGCTGTCGCAATGATGGCTGGCGAATCAAAGACGGCGGCCGATCGGACAGTTAAAAGTCCCCTTGAAGAGATCCCAACGGTCACGACGGATGCCCATTCTGATTTTCTTTGGAGCTTTGTATCGGGCCTTTACATGGGAACCTCGTTCGGAATTCCGGAGGACTCCAAGTTTGCACAAGCCGTGGAACAGTGGTTAGAGATTTCAGATGTCGAGCTAAGCCAATTAGAGGCGCTGTCGGCGATTTTCGCTCGCGCTGGAGATCATGACAATGACGACGACGGAAAACGTCAGTCGGTAAAGACGATCGCCTCCGTTTTGAATCGGGTCGATGATCTCGCGAATTTAATCGTCGGTGCAGAGCCACGCTTGGCGCCTCTCGCGCGGTGGTTAAGCACGGAAAAATTGCGTTTGGGACCGCAGGCTCAGGCCGAGCTCGTGCAAAAGTACCTCGAAATCAATTTGCAGTTGCGCACGGTGCTTGCGCGAATCAAGGAAACTGGGGAGGCGCATGATCGATTCGAATTGGGACTCTGA
- a CDS encoding PAS domain-containing sensor histidine kinase translates to MANENDGVRNSFPLGGMAAISAGPAAVFYDGNDSDGVIRDAAFRTRSTVVKQMPVDEFRLAAVFVFLERLDLEQWLTELRNRDSSVDIWLILGPESSPMTASAIDRKLERRQVLAKLGPKRIASLINRYRLRGWISRDVNVVLAAIHTGIQNRDSRIGYVKSRRELGTRNRQLYDLQENLEKIVTERTSYLSDAERELHRRTQATRDLVRFIKELSQAEAIEEVLQFLSNEVRSFHEVRPPMLALVSPEFGARLHFQQVRAGGGQRAHEKGWGSKTVSRPWPSRSAIRINEAEDQTYLAQELGRPIARTVVIPLGKDARVSASPLLIFEHSFDELKADRFKKFLIPRLEPLSTALDRVVINRELIAASRLWESTFDGISDPIAVVGTNYEVLRMNQAFARYQSRNEDTRKTKCYEIFAARSAPCDGCGFSQADKTPEHIEWQVRRGANVYDVSGYPIRFQEEAKVKTLIHHYSDVTKSLELKGHAFQGEKMAAIGLMAGNIAHELNNPLAGLKSLAQVLRQEAKYPESVKNDLHEIENAAERSSAIIRDLMEFSNAEDRARETISLNQIADSALNMVKTALHDHRVETDWGDNQEVMVNVDPHLLQHVVFNIVNNACQAMKEPGEISIRSYRQTLPEGEHAILEISDTGPGIPSEILSRVFEPFFTTKGAGQGTGLGLSMSRWVVETYRGRIEVENRKDLTGAVFRILLPLAPRGGT, encoded by the coding sequence GTGGCGAATGAAAATGACGGCGTAAGAAACTCTTTTCCTTTGGGTGGTATGGCTGCAATCAGCGCTGGCCCGGCGGCTGTTTTCTATGATGGGAATGATTCTGACGGAGTCATTCGCGATGCCGCTTTTCGAACTCGCTCGACTGTCGTCAAACAGATGCCTGTTGATGAATTTCGTTTAGCTGCAGTATTCGTGTTCCTCGAACGACTTGATCTTGAGCAATGGCTAACGGAACTTCGGAATCGGGATTCATCTGTAGATATTTGGCTCATCCTTGGTCCCGAATCATCGCCGATGACGGCCTCAGCCATTGATAGGAAATTAGAACGCCGACAGGTTTTGGCTAAGTTGGGTCCAAAGCGAATTGCGAGCCTCATCAATCGCTATCGACTACGCGGCTGGATCAGCCGAGACGTAAATGTTGTTCTAGCCGCGATACATACCGGAATTCAGAATCGGGATTCTCGGATCGGGTACGTAAAGAGTCGGAGAGAACTTGGAACAAGAAATCGGCAGCTTTACGATCTTCAAGAAAATCTAGAAAAAATCGTTACCGAACGCACCTCCTATTTGTCAGATGCCGAACGTGAATTGCATCGTCGAACTCAAGCAACGAGAGATTTAGTGCGGTTCATTAAGGAACTGAGTCAGGCCGAGGCGATCGAGGAAGTCCTCCAGTTCCTGAGCAACGAAGTACGCAGCTTTCATGAAGTTCGTCCTCCGATGCTGGCGCTTGTTTCTCCCGAATTCGGAGCGAGACTTCACTTTCAACAAGTTCGGGCCGGTGGGGGCCAAAGGGCACATGAAAAAGGGTGGGGCTCAAAAACGGTCTCACGTCCGTGGCCAAGTCGATCAGCGATCCGAATTAACGAAGCTGAAGATCAAACCTACCTAGCGCAAGAGCTTGGGCGTCCGATCGCAAGAACCGTGGTAATCCCGCTAGGTAAAGATGCAAGAGTTAGCGCGAGCCCGCTTCTTATATTCGAGCATAGCTTTGATGAACTGAAAGCGGATCGATTTAAGAAATTTTTGATTCCTCGCCTTGAGCCCCTTTCAACGGCTCTCGACAGGGTCGTCATAAATCGTGAACTGATCGCAGCGTCTCGGTTGTGGGAATCCACTTTCGACGGGATCTCTGACCCCATTGCAGTGGTGGGTACGAACTATGAAGTTTTGAGAATGAATCAGGCTTTTGCCAGATATCAATCACGAAACGAAGATACCCGAAAAACTAAGTGCTATGAAATTTTCGCCGCGAGATCTGCGCCCTGCGATGGATGCGGCTTTTCGCAGGCCGATAAAACGCCTGAACACATAGAGTGGCAGGTGCGTCGCGGTGCCAATGTCTATGACGTCAGCGGCTACCCGATTCGCTTTCAAGAAGAGGCAAAGGTCAAAACCTTGATTCATCACTATTCGGACGTAACGAAGTCACTGGAACTGAAAGGCCATGCCTTCCAGGGTGAAAAAATGGCTGCGATCGGCTTGATGGCAGGTAATATTGCACACGAGTTAAACAATCCATTGGCAGGTTTAAAATCCTTGGCCCAAGTGCTTCGCCAAGAAGCGAAGTATCCTGAAAGTGTAAAAAACGATCTCCATGAAATTGAAAACGCGGCCGAGCGATCCAGTGCAATCATTCGAGACCTCATGGAGTTTTCCAATGCGGAGGACCGCGCACGGGAAACGATTTCCCTTAATCAAATCGCGGACAGCGCACTCAATATGGTAAAGACGGCGCTCCACGATCACCGGGTTGAGACCGATTGGGGCGACAATCAAGAAGTGATGGTGAACGTCGATCCCCATTTGCTTCAGCATGTCGTTTTCAATATCGTAAACAACGCGTGTCAGGCTATGAAAGAACCGGGCGAAATTTCGATTCGGTCTTATCGTCAAACGCTTCCCGAAGGTGAACATGCGATACTTGAAATCAGTGACACAGGCCCCGGCATTCCAAGTGAAATTCTTAGTCGAGTGTTCGAACCATTCTTCACAACCAAGGGCGCAGGCCAAGGCACAGGCCTTGGATTAAGCATGAGTCGCTGGGTCGTGGAAACTTATCGAGGGAGAATTGAAGTTGAAAATCGAAAAGACTTAACGGGAGCAGTATTTAGAATTTTACTACCCTTGGCGCCAAGGGGCGGAACATGA
- a CDS encoding response regulator encodes MKFLVIDDEPLVRRSLVRAIKARGHECAEAADGEDGLKLWESESPQGVFVDVLMPGLSGPEVVSRARANRVLRPSFIALISAFSGDDSEKLALECGADIFIGKPFADIFHVVDQVVDRVVKLSGEL; translated from the coding sequence ATGAAGTTTCTTGTCATCGATGACGAACCGTTGGTTCGAAGATCGTTGGTGCGCGCAATCAAAGCCCGCGGCCACGAGTGTGCTGAGGCAGCTGATGGCGAAGACGGTCTCAAACTTTGGGAAAGCGAATCTCCACAAGGTGTTTTTGTGGATGTTTTGATGCCCGGTTTAAGTGGACCGGAAGTCGTTAGCCGAGCACGCGCCAATAGGGTCCTTCGTCCGTCTTTTATCGCGCTTATTTCGGCATTTTCGGGTGACGATAGCGAGAAACTGGCGCTGGAGTGTGGAGCCGACATTTTTATTGGCAAACCGTTTGCTGATATTTTTCATGTCGTAGATCAGGTTGTTGATCGAGTTGTTAAACTATCTGGGGAACTTTAA
- the rsmD gene encoding 16S rRNA (guanine(966)-N(2))-methyltransferase RsmD: MRIIAGKWRGRRLVTFKADHIRPTTDRVKESVFNKLQGEWDGARVLDLFAGTGNIGFEALSRGASEVVAIELNAKSIDIIRRNVTELEVGKEHRVMKDDVHRWLERYEGEPFSIIMADPPFTESLAHRTLELLSTSKAVGPETTVVVEASSHERVDETYPGLSCADRRDYGDKMISFWKKEQE; encoded by the coding sequence ATGAGAATAATTGCGGGAAAATGGCGTGGTCGACGGCTGGTGACGTTCAAAGCGGATCATATTCGGCCCACTACAGATCGCGTAAAAGAAAGCGTCTTTAATAAACTTCAGGGCGAATGGGATGGGGCGCGAGTTTTAGATCTTTTTGCTGGCACTGGAAACATTGGTTTCGAGGCTTTGTCCCGCGGAGCCAGCGAGGTTGTCGCCATCGAACTTAACGCCAAATCGATCGATATTATTCGCCGCAATGTCACCGAACTCGAAGTTGGAAAAGAGCATCGGGTGATGAAAGACGACGTCCACCGATGGCTTGAGCGCTACGAGGGAGAGCCATTTTCTATTATTATGGCTGACCCACCTTTTACCGAAAGTCTTGCTCATCGAACCCTTGAACTTTTGTCGACCTCTAAAGCGGTAGGCCCAGAAACCACTGTCGTTGTGGAAGCGTCTTCTCATGAGCGTGTGGACGAAACCTATCCGGGACTTAGTTGCGCCGATCGCCGAGATTATGGAGACAAGATGATTTCGTTTTGGAAAAAGGAGCAAGAATGA
- the coaD gene encoding pantetheine-phosphate adenylyltransferase — MKAARRIAVYPGSFDPITMGHRDIMERMAPSFDRVILLISSNRNKAGLFTPEERRDLAREALRDLPSVEVDIHQGLTVDYVKKIGGGVILRGLRAVTDFEYELVMANMNKKLAPEIETMIVFASPEFYYVSSNTVKEVAFHGGKVSDLVPANVEQALLARFKK; from the coding sequence ATGAAAGCCGCACGCCGAATTGCCGTTTACCCCGGTAGTTTTGATCCGATAACGATGGGGCACCGAGACATCATGGAGCGTATGGCACCTTCCTTTGATCGGGTCATCCTTTTGATCTCGTCCAATCGGAATAAAGCTGGACTATTCACTCCAGAGGAGCGGCGGGACTTGGCGCGCGAGGCGCTTCGCGATCTCCCCAGCGTTGAAGTTGATATTCACCAGGGCTTGACGGTCGATTATGTGAAAAAAATTGGCGGTGGAGTTATCTTGCGGGGGCTGCGAGCTGTGACTGATTTCGAATACGAGCTCGTTATGGCGAATATGAACAAAAAGTTGGCTCCTGAAATTGAAACGATGATTGTCTTCGCAAGCCCAGAGTTCTATTACGTATCAAGCAATACAGTGAAAGAAGTCGCTTTTCACGGCGGTAAAGTTTCGGATCTCGTGCCCGCCAATGTGGAACAAGCCCTTCTCGCCCGATTTAAAAAGTAA
- a CDS encoding pyridoxal phosphate-dependent aminotransferase: protein MSNSEPTIQLANRAKLLKGSPILLLAARAGEMKAAGKDVISLSIGEPDWGTFDKIKEAAIVSIQKGQTKYSPPAGIPELRKAVAAQTSKDLGLDYKFDEVTCSSGAKFVLFAALQALVNPGDEVILVAPFWASYSTMVELADGVPRIAVCDEDTDFKMTPAILEKAITPKTKVLLLNSPSNPTGKTYKREELAALAEVLRRHPQIAIISDDIYNRLSFDAKLAPHLLHVAPDLRSRVIVLNGASKTYSMTGWRLGWALGPKPVITAMSNYQSQSVSCASSPAQYGALEGILSCDADVERTVKVLKEKRDVLLAELAKIPGVKTTVPEGAFYLWVGVKAYLGKKHNGNVVHTSADLCSLLLEEKLVAAVPGVEFGLDGYLRLSYALETTKGKEAIARIGDFLKGMTA, encoded by the coding sequence ATGAGTAACTCGGAACCGACAATTCAACTCGCCAATCGCGCCAAGCTATTAAAGGGTTCGCCTATTCTCTTGCTCGCAGCGCGCGCAGGAGAAATGAAAGCCGCGGGAAAAGACGTGATTTCACTTTCAATTGGAGAGCCGGATTGGGGCACCTTCGATAAAATCAAAGAAGCGGCGATCGTTTCGATCCAAAAAGGTCAGACAAAATATTCTCCGCCAGCTGGCATTCCAGAACTGCGCAAAGCGGTTGCCGCACAGACTTCCAAAGATCTTGGCCTCGATTATAAATTCGACGAAGTCACTTGTAGCTCGGGTGCAAAATTCGTTTTGTTTGCAGCGCTGCAAGCACTTGTGAATCCTGGAGATGAAGTGATCTTGGTAGCGCCATTTTGGGCAAGCTATTCGACAATGGTGGAACTGGCCGACGGTGTTCCTCGCATCGCAGTCTGCGACGAAGACACCGACTTCAAAATGACACCGGCGATTCTAGAAAAGGCGATCACGCCGAAGACGAAAGTTCTTCTATTAAATTCGCCGTCGAACCCGACTGGCAAAACCTATAAGCGAGAAGAACTTGCTGCACTTGCGGAAGTGCTTCGCCGTCATCCGCAAATTGCAATTATCAGCGACGACATTTATAATCGCCTCAGCTTCGATGCGAAACTCGCTCCGCATCTTTTGCATGTCGCTCCAGATCTGCGATCCCGAGTGATAGTCCTCAACGGTGCTTCAAAAACTTATTCGATGACCGGCTGGCGTCTTGGGTGGGCACTTGGTCCCAAACCAGTCATCACCGCGATGTCGAACTATCAGTCTCAATCCGTAAGCTGTGCGTCTTCGCCTGCGCAATACGGCGCGCTCGAAGGGATTCTCTCTTGCGATGCGGACGTTGAACGCACGGTGAAAGTGCTGAAAGAAAAACGCGATGTGCTTCTAGCGGAGCTTGCGAAAATCCCGGGAGTCAAAACGACTGTACCAGAGGGCGCTTTCTATCTGTGGGTGGGTGTTAAGGCCTACCTTGGGAAAAAACATAATGGCAACGTTGTGCACACGAGTGCCGATCTCTGCAGTCTACTGCTTGAGGAAAAATTGGTTGCAGCTGTTCCAGGTGTTGAATTTGGTCTCGATGGCTATCTTCGCCTCAGCTACGCACTTGAAACAACGAAAGGCAAAGAAGCGATTGCTCGCATTGGGGATTTCTTAAAGGGCATGACTGCTTAA
- a CDS encoding DUF2802 domain-containing protein, whose amino-acid sequence MSFTLFLQVFFNIAILTAVFVLFARLRRPAKDDPRMSKGLQLLSSKIAVLEDLNDRTETQVQQMLTLLDQKSRELQSKIALAEQQVQAVRQSMDQSLEVAQIFQDKIPHTEIIERQNSMKYIKAARLAHAGYSVDQIAAQVDLPIGEIEFIAKVNRESLSFREDELPAWARQPDAVQSGAEQATADGGYRHANFEQTPDAPSSPPPEENRAPSAAPVLSAEQAGLVDRLNRLQFEMKNLDLELANRAMAPGKDLSRAFETPQIESDRLAEIGERFRQAVSQTEPPAAIQQAPAQPATLQPLAKPFVAPAFAASPVAAPIAPELEAARAAAQAIRRVEFPRI is encoded by the coding sequence GTGTCCTTCACATTATTTCTGCAGGTGTTCTTCAATATTGCGATTCTTACGGCGGTCTTTGTCCTCTTCGCGCGATTGCGTCGACCGGCAAAGGACGACCCTCGAATGTCAAAAGGGCTTCAGCTACTCTCTAGCAAGATTGCCGTGCTTGAAGACCTCAATGATCGCACCGAAACGCAAGTTCAACAGATGTTGACACTTCTTGATCAGAAGTCTCGGGAGCTTCAATCCAAAATCGCTTTAGCCGAGCAGCAAGTCCAAGCGGTTCGTCAGTCGATGGATCAAAGCTTAGAGGTTGCTCAAATTTTCCAAGATAAAATTCCGCACACGGAAATTATTGAGCGCCAGAATTCAATGAAGTACATAAAGGCGGCTCGCCTTGCGCATGCTGGCTATTCTGTCGACCAGATCGCCGCACAAGTGGATTTACCTATTGGTGAGATCGAGTTCATTGCAAAAGTAAACCGCGAAAGTCTTTCGTTTCGTGAAGACGAACTGCCAGCATGGGCACGACAACCCGATGCGGTGCAGTCCGGTGCAGAGCAGGCGACAGCTGACGGCGGATACCGCCACGCTAACTTCGAACAAACTCCTGATGCTCCAAGTTCGCCGCCTCCAGAGGAAAATCGGGCGCCGAGTGCCGCGCCGGTACTATCAGCCGAGCAAGCGGGACTTGTCGATCGGTTGAACCGACTTCAATTCGAAATGAAGAATCTTGATTTGGAGCTCGCCAATAGGGCCATGGCGCCAGGCAAAGATCTTTCGCGAGCCTTTGAAACACCGCAAATAGAATCCGATCGCCTAGCGGAAATAGGCGAGCGTTTTCGCCAAGCGGTTAGCCAGACCGAGCCGCCCGCGGCCATCCAGCAGGCGCCAGCTCAACCGGCAACACTTCAACCGCTAGCAAAACCATTCGTCGCGCCAGCATTTGCGGCGTCACCAGTTGCGGCGCCAATTGCCCCCGAACTTGAGGCAGCGCGGGCGGCCGCCCAAGCTATTCGCCGAGTTGAGTTTCCGCGAATATGA
- a CDS encoding single-stranded DNA-binding protein, whose amino-acid sequence MGSINRVVLMGTIGQNPELKTSINGKPYVRLSLATYRRSKDELGNSRRETQWHKIMLWGKNAELCSTFCSKGSPLYIEGHLASYSKEEAGVKSYHLGIVAEQIQFIPGSRVSDAAERGEEDLLGSQTTSGGRPGPVLYSEAAGESGLAVVPFGPLN is encoded by the coding sequence ATGGGCTCAATCAATCGCGTTGTCCTCATGGGAACCATCGGGCAAAATCCGGAACTGAAAACGTCCATCAACGGTAAACCGTATGTACGTCTCAGCCTTGCGACCTACCGCCGAAGCAAAGATGAACTCGGCAACTCCCGGCGCGAAACGCAGTGGCACAAAATAATGCTCTGGGGAAAAAACGCGGAACTCTGTTCGACTTTTTGCAGCAAAGGAAGCCCGCTTTACATTGAAGGCCATCTCGCCTCTTATTCAAAAGAAGAGGCTGGGGTTAAATCCTATCACCTAGGAATCGTCGCCGAGCAAATCCAGTTCATACCTGGAAGCCGAGTTTCTGACGCCGCAGAGCGAGGCGAAGAAGACCTCCTGGGTTCGCAAACGACTTCCGGCGGTCGACCTGGACCAGTTCTTTATAGCGAAGCGGCCGGTGAATCTGGCTTGGCCGTGGTGCCGTTTGGGCCTCTCAACTGA